TTAACCCCGCCGGAAAAAGACGGTTTCAAAAATAAACATCCGCCCCTGCCGTCGGGCGACACGGGCGGATGCTGAAAACGTATGGAAAGGGTGAAGACCTTATTTCTCCACCTGAACGATGGCATTCTTTTCCATTTCAACCACCACGCCTTCCGCAATCTTGAGGGAAACGGTGCGGTCATTCACTTTTTCCACAAAACCGTGCAGGCCCGCGTTCGTGATCACCTGGTCCCCGCGCTGCAGGGCGGCGATGCGCGCCTGCTGTTCCTTCTGGGCTTTCCGCTGCGGACGGATCAGCATCACCCAGAACAGGACGATGATAATCACAAACATGAACATGGGGCTGCTGAGGATCTGCTGGAACATATTTCCAGATTCCTGTCCGGCGGCGGCATCCTGGGCCTGTGCTAACATGAAGATATTCATAAAATGTTATTTGCTTTGTATCGCGCGATGAATGAATCCTTGAAGGAGCCGAACATGCCGGCGGCTATGGCCTCACGCGCCTGAGCCATCAGCCGCAGATAGAATTCCAGATTCTGGAAAGAAAGCAATCTTAAAGCGAGTATTTCACCGGCTTTAAACAGATGGCGCACGTAAGCACGGGAGAATTGTGTGACATGCGGATGCCCTTCCGGGTCGATCGGGCGGGAATCCGCAGCCCAGCGCTGGTTCTTGATATGCATGGGACCGTCCGGAGTCAGGGCCACGCCGTGGCGCGCCAGGCGCGTGGGCATTACGCAGTCGAACATGTCCACGCCGCGGGCGATCATCTCCAGAAGCTGAGGGGGCGTGCCCAGCCCCATGGCGTAACGCGGCTTGTCCTCCGGCAGCCAGGGGGCGGAATGGTCAATGGCGCGCAGCATCTCCTCCTCAGGCTCGCCCACGGAAACCCCGCCGATGGCATAACCGTCAAAGTCCATGGCAGCCAGTTCCTCCGCGCACCTTTTCCTCAAATCCGCATAAACGGACCCCTGCACAATGCCGAAATGGTGCTGGCGCCCCTCCCCGGAACGGGGCTCGTGTTCCCGCACCCAGTCCTTGCAGCGGCGCGCCCAACGGAGCGTGTAGCCCAGGGAAGCCTCCGCGTACTTCCTGTCGCAGGGATAGGGGGGGCACTCGTCAAACAGCATGGCGATGTCACTGCCCAGGTCCGCCTGAATCTCCATGGAACGCTCCGGGCTCAGCATCATGTACGCGCCGTCCAAATGGTTCTGGAACCGCACCCCTTCCTCCGTAATCTTGCGGAGTTTGGCAAGGGACCAGACCTGGAAGCCGCCGGAATCCGTCAGAATGGGGCGGTTCCAGGAGGAAAACCGGTGCAGGCCTCCCATCTCCCGGATCAGGGAGGACCCGGGACGCAGGGACAAATGGTAGGTATTCCCCAGGATGATCTTCGCTCCCAGGGATTCCAGATCCTGCGGATGCATGGTCTTGACGGAACCCTGCGTACCCACCGGCATGAAAATAGGGGTGGGCACCTGTCCATGGGGCAAATCAAGCGTGCCCAGGCGTGCGGCTGTGGTGGAGTCTTTCTGGTGAAGTGTAAAAGGCATGGTAATCAGGCTTTCTGCAATTTAATGAAACGGGCGCGGTAAATCGGTTTTCCCATGGACTCCCATTGAAGCTGGAAATCCGTTTTGGGGTAAAAAAACTCGTCTTCATCCCAGCCTGCGCGGCTGAACAGGCCGCTGCGCTCCACATGGTCCAGCACCCACTGGAAATACTCTTCATGGTCCGTCTTGAACAGGAACTCCCCGCCGTCAGCCAGGGAGCGGTGCAGCACGGGCAGAAAATCATCCTGTACCAGGCGGTTCTTATGGTGCCTTTCCTTGGGCCATGGGTCCGGGCACAGGTAATGCAGCCTGGAAATGCACCCCGGCCGCATCAGCCACTCCAGAAAATAGCGGCTCTCCACCCGGAGCACCTTCACGTTTTCCAGTTCCCGGACTGCCGCGCGGGAGCAGACGCCCCGCACCCGGCCCAGCAGCCGCTCAATGCCCAGAAAACGGCGTTCCGGATAATGGGCCGCCATCTGGAGCAGGAACCCTCCGTCCCCGCAGCCCAAATCCACCTCAAACGGTCCGGCCGCGCCAAAAATATCGGAGGGCGCCAGCACCTTGAAAAAATCGTCTGGGATAAAGGCCGGATCTGTCATGGGAATCAACGTGCGCATAAGATGCGTTACAAAACGGACTCTGTCAAATGAGAAGAGCCCCTCCCCGCAAACATGGCGGGAAGAGGCCCGGAGAGACGGAATCACCGCGCCGGGACAGCCTCAGCTCCGGTAATAAAGGCGGTTGTAAATCTTGCGGTCAAAACGGTAATAGCGCGCCGCCCGGTGGGCCACCCCCTCCTCCTTCTCATCCAGGGGGACGATGTAGGGCCGGGAGGCGATCTTCTTATGGAAATTGCGCACGTCCATCGGTTTGCCGTGAATCTCCTCATTCAGCCTCCTGAGCTGGAGCGCCGTAAACTTGGCGGGCAGCATGTCGTAAATCAGCGCGGGCTCCTTCTTCACGGAAGAGCGTATCCTCTCCAGGGCCAGGTCAATAATGTCCCGGTGGTCAAACGCCAGTTCCGGAAGCCCGTCCACCGGCACCCAGCGGGTCTTGTGGCTCTCCATCAACTTGCGCAGCTTGGTGGAAATCCTCAGCATGGCCATATACGCCACCGTCACCAGACGGCCGATCTTCTGGCCGGAGACGGCCTCCACCCATTCCCGGTCCGCCGGGTTCTTGATGCGCGCCGGAGCACCGAAGGTATGAAACTGCTCCAAATGGGGAGAAGACATGCCCGTCATGTCAAACAGGATGCGGCGTGCCGCGGCGTCCAGCTCTTCATCCTCATAAATCAAATCGCCGGGCAGCTTGGAAATAGCGCCGGTATGGCCCGGTTCGACATGCGTCTTTTCAACCAGAAGGACCTTCAGCCCTTCCTCATCGAACCCGATCAACACACAATCCACTGAGAGATGCGGATAAAATGCCTGTCTGCTCATTATGTTATCTATATTATTGTAGTAAGTTCCCAGAATCGCACCAACGCTACGCAAGCGGCCCAGTCAAGTCAACCAAAATCAAAACCTGATCCGGAAAGTCCGCGGCGTGCCGCTCCGGCCCTCCGGAGAAGCCTTTTCCCCGGAAGGGAAAACGCGTCAGCGTCTTGCAATCCGCCGTATTCCCGTCCATATATAACCTATGCGCACGGGCATCATCAGCGGAGCGGCCATGCTGGCCGGGCTGTTATGGCTGGCAGCCTGCTCCTCCTCCCCCAAAAGCCGGGACTACCCCGGCTACATGACCCGTCCCTACACCATCCGGGGCCACCGCTACCACCCCATGAGCGTGGAGCAGGCCCTGTCCTATGAACAAACCGGCATTGCCTCCCACTATAACGAATGCGCCCTGTGGGGACTCGTCAGCGGGGAAACGGCCATTGGAGAAAACGTGCGCCCCTGGCACCTGCACGCGGCGCACCCCACCCTGCCCCTCCCCTGCGAGGTGCTCGTCCAATCCCTGCGCACGGGGAAAACCGTGAAAGTCCGCGTCAACGACCGCGGCCCCTTCATCAAAAACCGCCTTATTGACCTGAGTGAAAAAGCCGCGGAACGGCTGGACATGAAACACCACGGGCTGGACCGCGTCAGAATCACCGTTCTTTCCGTGGGAGACGGCAAATGGAAGCGGGAAGCGCCGCCCTACGCCACGCCGGCCTGACTCACTTCAGCACGTTCTGCGTGGTCTTGAAATGCATCTTGGCCACCTTCGGCAGCATCTCCTCCCCGTGCACGGCCACCAGCTGGCGGGCGGCCTTCACCACTTGGCCGGAGGCACCCAGCGGCAGCTTCATGCCTGCGGCCTCGCCGGCCGCGTCCATCCAGTTCACAAAACGTTCACGCGCCAGAATGGACGCAGCAGCCACCGCCACGTCACTTTCCGCCCGGACGCGCTGTTCCAGCCGGATGGACAGTTTTTTGGCCGCCAGCGCCCTTTTCAGGACAAACGGATTGGCAAACTGGTCGCTCAGCGCCATGGGGCAGTCCGGCACCTTGGCCGCCAGCCCTTCAATCACCGTGGCATGGCCCCAGGCCAGAAAACGGTTCAAATTCCTGAACTCCGGGTAAAGCTGGTTGTAGCGTTCCGGGCCTATGCTTACCAGATGGAACCGGATGCCCGGAACCTTGCGTATCCCTTCCGCCAGGGAACGGATTCTGGCGGAGGAGCCCACCAGCTTGCTGTCGCAGACGCCCAGCTTGCGCAGCGCGGCGCTGATGCGGCCGTCCACATAAACTCCGGCCACCACCAGCGGACCGAAGTAATCCCCCTTGCCGCTCTCATCAATGCCGAAATGGGCTCCCGTTTTTCCTCCCTCCTCCTCCGCTTCCGCAGGGAGGGACAGAATGCCCGTCACCTGCGGCTCCAGGGTAAACTCTATAAACTCGTCCGTTCCCTTCCCCTGAAGAAGGAGCTTGTTCTTCTTCTCGTAAACCGTCGCCAGCAGGGAGGGTCCTGCAAAGGAAAAGCGCGCGTAAGGCACCTCCCTTTTCTCAAACCCCTTTCCCTCCAGAATGGACTCAAGCCTTCCGGCCTGAGCGTCAGTCAGCATGGTTGTAAATGTGGTGCGCATATCCTCCCTCCCGGCGCCGGAGCGTCCGGCGGCGAATAATGGAAGCATTCAAACCGCTCCGGTCAAGCAAAATCCTCGCATCGCGCGGTTGCGGACGCAAAAATCAAGCATGCCACGGATTATATGATTTTTTAGGAGACAAATCACGGACGCTGAACTATAAAACTCATACATTCATATCATTCTGCACTCCATATGGCTAAAACATTAACAAAACGAGACCTCGTTAACAAGATCAGCGCCGAAACCAACTTCACCCAGATTGAAGTGTTCGACATCGTACAACGTGCCGTGGACATTATCTCCAGCACACTTGCGGAAGGTGACCGTGTGGTGATTCGCAACTTCGGCACCTTCCAGGTGAAGGAAGTGAAGCCCAAAGTAGGCCGCAATCCCAAGAATCCTGACCAGGACGTGCCGATTCCCGCCCGTTCCGTCGTCAAGTTCAAGGTAGGCAAGGAACTGAAGGACCAGGTCGCCAAGCTGACCGCTTCCAAGTAACCTTCCCCGGCAGGAACCAGACAAATTACTCCGGGCGCCTCCATTCAGCAATGGAGGCGCCTTTTTGTTTGCAATTTGCGCGGCAATCGTGAAAATAGGAAACCGTGAGCATGTTCCGGATACAGCACATTCTCCTGATCGCCGCCGCCGGGCTCTGCTCCTGCGCTACCGAACGTACGGTGACGACGAGCATGCAGCCCAAACAGCGTCCGGATTCCCCAAAAACGGATGCGGAGCTGATGGACGCGCTGGAAGCAAAATTCGCCGGCGGCTTCGGCCAGCAGGCGGACAAGGAGGGCAACACCACCATGGTCTCCCAGAAGCGGAGCTCCTTTGAAGGGCTCCGTTACAACGGAGACACGTCCCAGATTGAAAAAAAGGCTTTTGAAACCACCGCCTTTGAAAAAAAGAAATTTGACGGAGCCGCCACCAAATTTGAAACCAAAAAATGGGACGGCGTCAAATCCTTCACGGATGGCAAAGTAGATACCCCTGACTTCATCGCCCACGCCAAGGGGGTGAATACCCATTCCTGGCAGGATGCGTCCAAACAATACGCCACCCAGAAATCCGACTTTGAGGGCCGTTCCTGGAAAGACGCGGACAAACACCTGGGCCGCACCGTCAACAAGGACATTGAAGCCAGGCGGCAAAGCTTTGAACAGCCCTCCATCATGAGCGCACGGCAGGCCCAGGCGCGCACCATCCAGGAAACCCGGGAAATGATGGGGCGGACGGACTAGGTCCACACCGTTCCGGACGTGGTCCCATGCCACATTTCAGGTTCGACATTGTTTTCAGCCGCCATCTATAATCCAGCCCGTGAGTGCCAAAGACGTTCCTCCTTCCATCACCCTGCCTACCAGCGACTACTATACCATTGTCAAAATGAGCAATCATGCCGTCGTGGGAGTATTCCGCCAGCATGTCTTTGCCCGCCGCAGCACGCGCCGTTACGCGCCTCCCATCCCGGAGGAACACGACTCCTACTGCGTCAAAAGAACGCCTGAACGTGTCATGGTTCAAATCTTTCATGACGGCAACGAAGTTTACCGTTGCATTTTTGTACCGCCTGCCGATTATTGACGGCAGGACAACCATGAACGCGCCTTTTATCAGTCCGGCCTTTTGCCTGATCACAAGCCTGATTGCAGCCTGCTCCTCCCCCTCCGGCCCCAATGCGTGGACGCCGGTCACTTCCGGTCCGCCGCGCGCGCCCATCCCGCAGAACGAAGTTCTGGTCATTGATGAATATCCCATGGGGGAATACACGAATGTGGGGCACTTTAACGGTCCGGAAGGGCGTATTGTCCATGTATCCATGGAAGACAAGGAACTGATTAACTACTTCACCAAGGAAGCGGCGGCCATGGGCGGCAACACCGTCGTCATCAGGGAACCGCGCATCCGCTACCGTTCCGGGGAAGGCAAGAGCAGCCGGGTGGACGTCATCCATGTGCGGGAGGAAATGGGAACGCACGGAGCGGAGGACCTGGGCATGGATTCCCTGCCCATTGATGAAGAATCCCTCCGGATTTATTAATCCGGCCGGCCCTTTCACTATTCCCCCCGCGCGGTCTTCCGCACGGGGGATTTTTTAACCTTTCCTGTTAGCCGCGCCGCAATGCGGGCACTCCGCACGCGGATTCCCGTCCCGTACATAAAACCGGAACCCGCAAATGCGGCACCGGACCTTGTGCCTGCGGTCCAGGAAAGACCGCACCCAGGCCGTCACCAGGCAGGCGAACACCACGGCACAAAAAGCGCCCGCTCCCATCAGGAACAGATGCAGCAAAAACTCCCGGAGGGACATGCTCACGGCTCTTCCTCCTTCCATTCAATGGACATGGTGCCGCTGCGCGGCTCCCTGGACGGGGTCCAGCGCAGGGACCGGGCAAACCGCATGGCGGACTCATCCGCCCCGGAACTCCCGGAAGACTCCATCAGCAGCACCTGGGAGGGCACGCCCCAGACGTCCACCACCACAAAAAACTCGCTCCTCAACCCCGTATGGTCCTCGCTTCTGGAAAAACCGGACAGGGGCCCGGCGGTGACAATCTGCCCGTCCAGCCCCGGAGAACAAAAAGACAGGTACGGGATGCACGTGCCGGAAACATCCAGGGAAGGATTCAACATGGCGCGGATATGAAAATCCGGATGCTGCCACATGCGCCAGACCTGGTCCGTCACCGTGGGCACGGAGACGGGCGGGAGGGGCGCCAGAGGAGTGTCCTCTGAACGCAGGGAGGGCAGCGTGATGCCCGTTTCCCCGATTGGCCCCGCCGTCACCGGATCCGCCCAGACAGGCCCCCTCACGGGCAGGGGCGTATTGCGCAGCACATACTGGTGCAGGCGCGGATTATCCGCGGGCAGCAGCACAACGGCGCCCGGCTGCTCCCCCGTCTTGCGCGCTCCCGGAACATCCACATGGACAAACAGGGCGGCAATGAACAGGCAGACGCCGAACACAAGCATCCACAGCAAAATACGCCAGCGCAAAATGCCGGTATCCCGCCAGTCAAACGTCAACCCCAGATGAAGGTCGAAAATCTTGGCCCGGCTCTTTTTGTTCAGCTTCATGCGGAAAAAAGGGAAAAAATCAATCCGCCGGCTCCGCGGCAATATAGCACGTCATTCCCTTGGCAAGCACCATGTCCACCAGCTCCTGTTCCAGAGCGCGGGAAACAGCGGAATCCAGCCTCAGCGCAATACTCATGCGCCCGCTTCCGTTCCCCTCATGCTCCCGGGAAATACGGTCCAGCTCCGCGGAAACCCCGGGCAGGCCACCCTCAATCAGGCGGTTCCCGATGTAAAAAGCCGGCTGGTCCCCGGCCGTAACGGAAATAAACTCCGCATCCCCCACAATGTTCATCAGGAACCGTGAAGACGGAGCCTTCACCTCATACCCGTACGCCATTCCCACGCGGGAAGTCATGATCGTCAGCACACAAACCAGGACAACGAGATCCAGCAGGACGACCACCTGCATGAAAAACGCCCCGGTAGGCAACGTTGAACGGGTCTTGATCTGCACGCGCTTCCTCCTTCCTGGGTTACCTTATACTCCGCGTCCCGTCATGCTCTCCCCCTCCTCGCGCCTCCGGCGTGCGTCGCACACCAGGCAGACAGCCTCCGTGCCGGCCCGTTCCAGGGAATGCACGATCTGGCGGGAACGGGAAGCCAGGTAGGAATAAAACAGATACGCCGGAATCGCAATGCTCAGCCCCAGCGCGGAACTCAGCAGGGCCTGGTAAACGGCGTCCGACATGGCGAGGGTGGGAGCCTTCCCTTCCAGCAGTCCCGGCTGGGAGTAAAAGCCCACCAGCCCCTGAATGGTCCCCAGCACGCCGATCAGCGGGCTGACGGTAGCCACCACCAGCAGGCCGCGGATATTCTTCTCAATCTGGAACACCTCCATCTGCACGGAATCCTCCGCCACGGCGCGCAGCTCCTCGCGCGGCAGGCCGGAATGAGCCAGCACGGAGGAAACCACGCGGGGAGCAGGCCCCGGAAGAATGGAAGCCTCATGCCGGGCTTCATCCACGCTGCCGGCGTTCACCAGTTTGGAAATGCCCCTTAAAAAATCCCCGGTATTAATCTGAATCCTGTGGAAATATAAAATCCGCTCCGCCACGACCGCCAGCGCATACACGGCCAGAACGCTCAAAACCCAGAACAACGGCCCTATCTTGATGATCAATTCATTCATAACCCTCTTTCTCGCGTTAAATCATGCACACTTTTCGTGAAAATTCAATCCAAACCTATGTAGCCCGGCACCCGAACTTCTGCAGCAACCGCGTTCCGGCCCACAGCAAAACGGCGCCAATCCACAGCCATGAACCGAAAAACAACAGCCACACCGCATCAAACAGGCACATGCCGGAAAGCAGCAGGCCAACCGCCGCCTGAACGCGGGGCCTGCCCGCCTCACGCCGGGCCACCAGGGAAATCACGCACGTAAACGCAAACAGGCCGAAGGCATACCAGGCCAGCGCCGGAGGCAGAGAAGGCTCCCCCGCCGCATGGACAAACACCAGCCCCGCCGCCAGAACCCACAACCCGCGGCACAGCCCCATCAGGAAAATGGACCCGCTCCACAGCTTGTGGAACATATTATACAGGGAAATCACGATCAGCAGCAGGGCCCCCAGCGCAAACTCCCCGCCCAGCACCATATTCAGCACCAAGCCGGACAACCCGGCCGCCAGGGCCAGAAGCCTCAGCACGGACACGCTCACGGCTCCGCACGGCACCGGACGGTCCGGATAACGGGACGCGTCCCACCGGGCGTCCACACGGTCATTCTCCCACATGCCGTACAAATAAAAACACAGCCCCATCAGCACCGCGCCGACGTACAATCCGGCAGGCGGCAGCTCCGCCCCGCGGACAGCGGCCCAGGCCGCCGCCGCATTGGTCAACAGCGTGGGAATATTGGCCGGACGGGAGGAACGGACCACTCCCTGCAATAAACGGCAATTGTGCATCACCGCGCACTGTATAGGGAAAAACGGCATATACCAAGCACATCCACAGTCAGCAGAAGCGCGGGGAAAGCCCTACCTTCCATGAGGGACTCCAGCCATACATACCAAAAAATAGATTGTCTTTGCAGGTCCGTCCCCTATCATCCTGAGACATTAAAGCTTTTCCTTACCCCTTCATGAATATCAGGACCCACTTCCAGGCGCTTCTCATCTGTACCATGGCCGTATCTGCACAGGGGCAAAGCATCACGGACCCGCACTCCTCCCTCCCCCGGGCCGTCCAGCTTCACGGGGATGACGGAAGGGAAACGGTGCTCCCGGACGAATCCAAGCGCATTTCCCCGAATGAGGCCCCGGCCTCCCGCATCCAGCCCCAGCGCATCGTCAACCGGATAGCGGCTACCGTGAACGGACGCCCCATCACGGCCAATGAAGTCAGCGTGCGGCTCATGCCCATCGGCGCCCAGCTGGCGGCCCAGTACCCCAAGCAGGGGCCAGAATTCTACAAGCAGCTAGCCCTGGCGAAGAAAAACATCATTGAAGACCTAGTGGAGCGCGAACTCCTCCGCAATGAATTCGAAGGCATGGGCGGCGTCATCCGCGATTCCCTGATCGACCAGGAAATCAACCGCACCATCCTCACCACCTTCAACGGCGACCGCTCCGCCTTCCTGAAAAATCTGAACCTGTCCGGCATGACCATCCGCGCTTTCCGGGAAATGACGAAAAAACAGCTCCAGGTCCAGATCATGCGCGCCTCCAAGTACGACCAGGAAATCCCGCCCACCCCGGAAGAAATACGGCAGGAATACGAGGCGACCAAGGAACAATACCGGGACCTGACCAAGGACAAGATCAAATTCAAGAAAATCTTCATCCCCATGCTGGGGGACGACTCCGCCTCCACGCCGGAAGTGCAGCTCAACTTGGCGGAACTCATCGCCAAGGAAATCAAATCCAAAAACGCCTCCTTTGAAGACATGGCCAAGCGCTACTCCAAGGACCTGTATGCGGAAAAGGGCGGCGACTGGCCCGTCACGGAACGCTCCACGCTCTCCCCGGAATCCGCCGCCATCATCTTTGGAGCCCGGACCGGAGAAATCATCGGGCCGCTTGTAGACGCCACCGGCTTCACCATCGTGCTGGTGGAAAAGAAGGAACTGGCCCCGGCCCCCCCGCTCTCCGCCATCAAGGAGCAGATTGACATGATGGCGCGCAACAAGCGCAGCAACGAACGCTACAAAAAATGGGTGGAGCGCCTCCGTAAAAAAGCCATCGTCAAGGTGTACATCTGATTCCTCCCCATCCCCACTTCTCCCCC
This DNA window, taken from Akkermansia muciniphila, encodes the following:
- a CDS encoding MotA/TolQ/ExbB proton channel family protein: MNELIIKIGPLFWVLSVLAVYALAVVAERILYFHRIQINTGDFLRGISKLVNAGSVDEARHEASILPGPAPRVVSSVLAHSGLPREELRAVAEDSVQMEVFQIEKNIRGLLVVATVSPLIGVLGTIQGLVGFYSQPGLLEGKAPTLAMSDAVYQALLSSALGLSIAIPAYLFYSYLASRSRQIVHSLERAGTEAVCLVCDARRRREEGESMTGRGV
- the rnhC gene encoding ribonuclease HIII; its protein translation is MLTDAQAGRLESILEGKGFEKREVPYARFSFAGPSLLATVYEKKNKLLLQGKGTDEFIEFTLEPQVTGILSLPAEAEEEGGKTGAHFGIDESGKGDYFGPLVVAGVYVDGRISAALRKLGVCDSKLVGSSARIRSLAEGIRKVPGIRFHLVSIGPERYNQLYPEFRNLNRFLAWGHATVIEGLAAKVPDCPMALSDQFANPFVLKRALAAKKLSIRLEQRVRAESDVAVAAASILARERFVNWMDAAGEAAGMKLPLGASGQVVKAARQLVAVHGEEMLPKVAKMHFKTTQNVLK
- the tgt gene encoding tRNA guanosine(34) transglycosylase Tgt; its protein translation is MPFTLHQKDSTTAARLGTLDLPHGQVPTPIFMPVGTQGSVKTMHPQDLESLGAKIILGNTYHLSLRPGSSLIREMGGLHRFSSWNRPILTDSGGFQVWSLAKLRKITEEGVRFQNHLDGAYMMLSPERSMEIQADLGSDIAMLFDECPPYPCDRKYAEASLGYTLRWARRCKDWVREHEPRSGEGRQHHFGIVQGSVYADLRKRCAEELAAMDFDGYAIGGVSVGEPEEEMLRAIDHSAPWLPEDKPRYAMGLGTPPQLLEMIARGVDMFDCVMPTRLARHGVALTPDGPMHIKNQRWAADSRPIDPEGHPHVTQFSRAYVRHLFKAGEILALRLLSFQNLEFYLRLMAQAREAIAAGMFGSFKDSFIARYKANNIL
- a CDS encoding NUDIX domain-containing protein, which codes for MSRQAFYPHLSVDCVLIGFDEEGLKVLLVEKTHVEPGHTGAISKLPGDLIYEDEELDAAARRILFDMTGMSSPHLEQFHTFGAPARIKNPADREWVEAVSGQKIGRLVTVAYMAMLRISTKLRKLMESHKTRWVPVDGLPELAFDHRDIIDLALERIRSSVKKEPALIYDMLPAKFTALQLRRLNEEIHGKPMDVRNFHKKIASRPYIVPLDEKEEGVAHRAARYYRFDRKIYNRLYYRS
- a CDS encoding septal ring lytic transglycosylase RlpA family protein, with amino-acid sequence MRTGIISGAAMLAGLLWLAACSSSPKSRDYPGYMTRPYTIRGHRYHPMSVEQALSYEQTGIASHYNECALWGLVSGETAIGENVRPWHLHAAHPTLPLPCEVLVQSLRTGKTVKVRVNDRGPFIKNRLIDLSEKAAERLDMKHHGLDRVRITVLSVGDGKWKREAPPYATPA
- a CDS encoding UbiA family prenyltransferase, whose amino-acid sequence is MHNCRLLQGVVRSSRPANIPTLLTNAAAAWAAVRGAELPPAGLYVGAVLMGLCFYLYGMWENDRVDARWDASRYPDRPVPCGAVSVSVLRLLALAAGLSGLVLNMVLGGEFALGALLLIVISLYNMFHKLWSGSIFLMGLCRGLWVLAAGLVFVHAAGEPSLPPALAWYAFGLFAFTCVISLVARREAGRPRVQAAVGLLLSGMCLFDAVWLLFFGSWLWIGAVLLWAGTRLLQKFGCRAT
- the yajC gene encoding preprotein translocase subunit YajC, which encodes MLAQAQDAAAGQESGNMFQQILSSPMFMFVIIIVLFWVMLIRPQRKAQKEQQARIAALQRGDQVITNAGLHGFVEKVNDRTVSLKIAEGVVVEMEKNAIVQVEK
- a CDS encoding peptidylprolyl isomerase, translating into MNIRTHFQALLICTMAVSAQGQSITDPHSSLPRAVQLHGDDGRETVLPDESKRISPNEAPASRIQPQRIVNRIAATVNGRPITANEVSVRLMPIGAQLAAQYPKQGPEFYKQLALAKKNIIEDLVERELLRNEFEGMGGVIRDSLIDQEINRTILTTFNGDRSAFLKNLNLSGMTIRAFREMTKKQLQVQIMRASKYDQEIPPTPEEIRQEYEATKEQYRDLTKDKIKFKKIFIPMLGDDSASTPEVQLNLAELIAKEIKSKNASFEDMAKRYSKDLYAEKGGDWPVTERSTLSPESAAIIFGARTGEIIGPLVDATGFTIVLVEKKELAPAPPLSAIKEQIDMMARNKRSNERYKKWVERLRKKAIVKVYI
- a CDS encoding HU family DNA-binding protein, which encodes MHSYHSALHMAKTLTKRDLVNKISAETNFTQIEVFDIVQRAVDIISSTLAEGDRVVIRNFGTFQVKEVKPKVGRNPKNPDQDVPIPARSVVKFKVGKELKDQVAKLTASK
- the trmB gene encoding tRNA (guanosine(46)-N7)-methyltransferase TrmB, which encodes MTDPAFIPDDFFKVLAPSDIFGAAGPFEVDLGCGDGGFLLQMAAHYPERRFLGIERLLGRVRGVCSRAAVRELENVKVLRVESRYFLEWLMRPGCISRLHYLCPDPWPKERHHKNRLVQDDFLPVLHRSLADGGEFLFKTDHEEYFQWVLDHVERSGLFSRAGWDEDEFFYPKTDFQLQWESMGKPIYRARFIKLQKA